A single region of the Silene latifolia isolate original U9 population chromosome 8, ASM4854445v1, whole genome shotgun sequence genome encodes:
- the LOC141596146 gene encoding magnesium-chelatase subunit ChlI, chloroplastic: MASTLLSSSSSLLFSSSSSKISSLAISNNSGQFNWRKYYGGIGIPVKKNRCQLKFSVSNVATQINSTEQAPRAATESQRPVYPFTAIVGQEEMKLCLLLNVIDPKIGGVMIMGDRGTGKSTTVRSLVDLLPEIKVVAGDPFNSDPEDPELMGIEVREKAIKGEELSISVTKINMVDLPLGATEDRVCGTIDIEKALTEGVKAFEPGLLAKANRGILYVDEVNLLDDHLVDVLLDSAASGWNTVEREGISISHPARFILIGSGNPEEGELRPQLLDRFGMHAQVGTVRDAELRVKIVEERSRFDKNPKDFRETYKIEQDKLQEQITSARSNLSKVHLDHELRVKISRVCSELNVDGLRGDIVTNRAAKALASLKGRDQVTVEDIATVIPNCLRHRLRKDPLESIDSGLLVTEKFYEVFT; encoded by the exons ATGGCTTCCACTTTACTCAGTTCATCTTCTTCACTTCTATTCTCTTCATCTTCCTCAAAGATTTCATCTTTAGCCATTTCTAACAATTCTG GGCAATTTAATTGGAGAAAGTATTATGGTGGAATTGGGATTCCTGTGAAGAAGAATAGATGTCAGTTGAAGTTTTCTGTTTCTAATGTTGCTACTCAAATTAATTCCACTGAACAG GCTCCAAGGGCTGCAACTGAAAGCCAAAGGCCGGTCTACCCATTTACGGCTATAGTTGGGCAAGAAGAGATGAAACTATGTCTTTTATTGAATGTTATTGACCCTAAGATTGGTGGGGTCATGATCATGGGTGATAGGGGTACAGGGAAATCCACCACCGTGAGGTCGTTGGTCGATTTGCTCCCTGAAATTAAAGTTGTTGCCGGGGACCCATTTAACTCCGACCCTGAGGATCCTGAGTTAATGGGCATAGAAGTGAGAGAGAAGGCTATCAAAGGAGAGGAACTTTCCATTTCCGTGACTAAGATCAATATGGTTGATTTGCCATTGGGTGCTACTGAGGATAGAGTTTGCGGGACTATTGACATTGAGAAGGCTTTGACTGAGGGTGTGAAAGCTTTTGAGCCCGGGCTTCTTGCTAAGGCTAACAGAGGCATTTTGTATGTCGATGAGGTCAATCTCTTGGATGACCATTTGGTTGATGTTCTTTTGGATTCCGCTGCTTCTGGATGGAATACTGTTGAGAGAGAAGGTATATCCATCTCTCACCCTGCTCGCTTTATTTTGATCGGCTCTGGAAACCCCGAGGAAGGAGAACTTCGACCTCAGTTGCTTGATCGTTTTGGGATGCATGCTCAG GTCGGAACTGTGAGGGATGCTGAGCTTAGGGTGAAGATTGTAGAAGAACGATCCCGTTTCGATAAGAACCCTAAGGACTTTCGGGAAACTTACAAGATTGAGCAAGATAAACTACAGGAACAAATCACATCAGCTAGGAGCAACCTTTCTAAGGTTCACCTCGATCACGAACTTCGTGTTAAAATCTCTAGGGTATGTTCTGAGCTCAATGTTGACGGGTTGAGAGGTGATATAGTGACGAATAGGGCAGCAAAGGCTTTGGCTTCGTTGAAGGGTAGAGATCAGGTGACGGTTGAGGACATTGCTACCGTCATTCCTAACTGCTTAAGACATCGGCTAAGGAAAGATCCTTTGGAATCCATTGATTCGGGTTTACTTGTTACTGAGAAGTTCTATGAAGTATTTACTTGA